From Pseudanabaena sp. PCC 6802, one genomic window encodes:
- a CDS encoding acyl-CoA desaturase has protein sequence MTAKQLQTTPTRYPLDWTAVCFFTIVHALALLAPWFFSWSALIATIFLHWLFGSIGICLGYHRLLSHRSFQVPKWLEYAIALIGALALQGGPIFWVAGHRLHHAHTEDIEQDPYSAKRGFWWSHMLWIFYPNSEFFDYQKYQRFAPDLARDRFYCWLNRYFLLLQIPLGLLLYVLGGWSFVIWGMFVRAVLLWHSTWFINSVTHLWGYRTFTTNDNSRNLWWAAILTYGEGWHNNHHAYPNVAKAGWRWWEYDPTWWAIWLLKKLGVAQKVVMPPT, from the coding sequence ATGACTGCTAAACAGTTGCAAACAACTCCGACTCGCTATCCGCTTGATTGGACAGCGGTATGCTTTTTCACGATCGTTCACGCCCTTGCACTTTTAGCTCCCTGGTTCTTCTCCTGGTCTGCGCTAATTGCGACTATCTTTTTGCACTGGTTATTTGGCAGTATTGGCATTTGTTTGGGCTATCACCGCCTATTGAGCCATCGCAGTTTTCAGGTGCCCAAATGGTTAGAGTACGCGATCGCCCTGATTGGTGCCCTAGCTTTACAAGGAGGGCCGATTTTCTGGGTGGCCGGTCATCGCCTCCACCACGCGCACACGGAAGATATCGAACAAGACCCCTACTCGGCCAAACGGGGATTCTGGTGGAGTCATATGTTGTGGATTTTCTATCCTAACTCTGAATTCTTCGATTATCAGAAGTACCAGCGGTTTGCTCCTGACCTCGCACGCGATCGATTTTATTGCTGGCTAAATCGCTACTTTTTGTTGCTGCAAATCCCGTTAGGACTGTTGCTGTACGTGTTGGGGGGATGGTCGTTCGTCATTTGGGGTATGTTCGTTCGCGCAGTTTTGCTCTGGCATAGCACCTGGTTTATTAACTCGGTCACGCACCTGTGGGGATACCGTACCTTTACCACAAATGACAACTCGCGCAATCTCTGGTGGGCAGCTATTCTCACCTATGGTGAAGGCTGGCACAATAACCATCACGCCTATCCTAACGTTGCCAAAGCAGGCTGGCGCTGGTGGGAGTACGATCCAACCTGGTGGGCGATCTGGCTGTTAAAGAAGCTGGGAGTTGCCCAAAAAGTGGTAATGCCGCCAACTTAG
- a CDS encoding response regulator transcription factor, producing the protein MNDIQTILIETNEQTRVALRVALRSQPGIEVASEATNGTTGLVLLESIDVDVAIVDADLPDMSIAEFTQQMRERQVDSGITISKLLILLDLGDPQRLLDAWAVRAEGYCRKNASVEEMAEAIRHIYAGSKYIDSAIAQRLPINTEQLNPNGIHLQFNQIQFNQMGAFI; encoded by the coding sequence ATGAACGATATCCAAACAATTCTAATTGAAACTAACGAACAGACTCGGGTAGCGCTGCGGGTAGCTTTGCGATCGCAGCCTGGAATCGAAGTGGCGAGCGAGGCCACAAATGGAACGACGGGCTTAGTGTTGCTGGAATCGATCGATGTCGATGTAGCGATCGTCGATGCTGATTTGCCCGATATGTCAATTGCAGAATTTACCCAACAAATGCGCGAACGCCAGGTAGATTCAGGGATAACTATCTCTAAATTATTAATTCTGCTCGATCTCGGCGATCCACAGAGACTCCTGGATGCATGGGCCGTGCGAGCGGAAGGTTACTGTCGCAAGAATGCATCCGTTGAAGAAATGGCTGAAGCGATTCGCCACATCTATGCGGGGAGTAAGTATATCGATTCGGCGATCGCTCAACGGCTTCCCATAAACACCGAGCAGCTCAATCCCAATGGTATTCACTTACAGTTCAACCAGATACAGTTCAACCAGATGGGCGCATTTATTTAA
- a CDS encoding GGDEF domain-containing response regulator — translation MNNTQPNSMGGSILVVDDNPDNLRVLSASLTERGYQVRCVKNGAMALITAQKLPPNLILLDISMPGMDGYEVCQQLKSDDRTRDIPVIFLSALDDALDKVKAFQVGGTDYITKPFQIEEIIVRIQHQLALQVARAEIEQLNSQLEQKVKQRTAELEEVVRQLNQEVAQHQKTQKALLEQALQDALTGLPNRTLLMEHLQKALYRYQRNKSYLFAVLFIDLDRFKVINDSLGHAVGDRLLVAVSHILKGCTRETDTVARLSGDEFAILLEDIQDRQTALAIAERLLEQLTAPVYLDDRKIFTGASIGIVFGAANYQNGTELLRDADIAMYRSKALGRGRYAIFDREMYAQTLYLSQIETDLRHAIERQEFLLHYQPIVSLSTDKVTGFEALLRWQHPEKGLVYPGDFITIAEDTGLIVTIGEWVLQEACQQLWNWQQTIPSAASVHVSVNLSSRQIKQLNFVDKLTQILNDTGLNGSSLRLELTESMLMDKGERTIELLSKIKAQNIQLSIDDFGTGYSSLSYLHRFPIDALKIDRSFINLIDPNGENCEIVNTIIILAHSLGIKAIAEGVETAEQLDRLKKLGCDEAQGYFFSKPVSHERAEALLNQLSN, via the coding sequence ATGAATAATACGCAACCAAATTCTATGGGTGGAAGTATTTTAGTCGTAGATGATAATCCTGACAATTTACGAGTTTTGTCTGCATCGCTAACCGAGAGAGGCTATCAAGTGCGGTGTGTTAAAAATGGTGCGATGGCATTAATCACAGCCCAAAAATTACCTCCTAACCTGATTCTGCTAGATATTAGTATGCCAGGTATGGATGGCTATGAAGTCTGCCAGCAATTAAAATCTGACGATCGCACTCGCGATATTCCAGTAATTTTTCTCAGCGCTCTAGATGACGCACTTGACAAGGTAAAAGCTTTTCAGGTGGGTGGAACAGACTATATTACCAAGCCTTTCCAAATTGAAGAGATTATCGTTCGGATCCAACATCAATTAGCTCTACAAGTTGCACGAGCAGAAATCGAGCAGCTAAATAGCCAACTGGAACAAAAAGTCAAACAAAGAACTGCTGAATTAGAAGAGGTCGTTCGCCAACTCAATCAAGAAGTTGCCCAGCACCAAAAGACTCAAAAAGCTCTGCTCGAACAGGCTTTACAGGATGCTTTGACTGGTTTGCCCAATCGCACCTTGCTGATGGAGCATTTGCAAAAAGCGCTTTATCGCTATCAAAGAAATAAAAGTTATTTATTTGCTGTTTTATTTATCGATCTAGATCGCTTCAAAGTTATTAACGATAGTTTGGGACATGCTGTTGGCGATCGCCTTCTGGTTGCTGTTTCGCATATCCTTAAAGGCTGTACTCGCGAAACAGATACGGTAGCCCGTTTGAGTGGAGATGAATTTGCTATTCTGCTCGAAGATATCCAGGATCGTCAAACTGCGCTCGCGATCGCGGAGCGATTGCTAGAGCAACTTACCGCTCCAGTTTACCTTGACGATCGCAAGATCTTTACTGGTGCTAGTATTGGTATTGTGTTTGGGGCAGCTAACTATCAAAACGGGACGGAATTGCTGCGCGATGCCGATATTGCCATGTACCGTTCCAAGGCTTTAGGTAGGGGACGTTACGCGATCTTCGATCGTGAAATGTACGCGCAGACGCTCTATCTGTCACAAATCGAGACCGATCTGCGCCATGCGATCGAGCGTCAAGAATTTTTGCTTCACTATCAACCCATTGTTTCGCTCTCTACAGATAAAGTGACGGGTTTTGAAGCATTGCTGCGCTGGCAACATCCAGAGAAAGGATTAGTTTATCCAGGAGACTTTATCACGATCGCCGAAGATACAGGTTTAATTGTCACAATTGGTGAATGGGTTTTACAAGAAGCCTGCCAACAGCTATGGAACTGGCAACAAACAATTCCCTCCGCTGCATCTGTACATGTTAGCGTCAATCTTTCCAGCCGCCAAATTAAACAATTAAACTTTGTGGATAAGTTAACTCAAATCCTTAACGACACTGGCTTAAATGGTTCAAGTCTGAGGTTGGAGCTAACTGAAAGTATGCTGATGGATAAAGGAGAGCGAACAATTGAGCTTTTGTCTAAAATAAAAGCCCAAAACATCCAACTCAGTATTGACGACTTTGGCACGGGTTACTCATCCCTTAGTTATCTTCACCGCTTCCCAATTGATGCCCTAAAGATCGATCGTTCGTTTATCAATCTTATCGATCCCAATGGAGAGAATTGTGAAATTGTGAATACGATTATTATTCTGGCTCATTCCTTAGGCATTAAAGCGATCGCCGAAGGAGTAGAAACAGCCGAGCAATTAGATCGGCTCAAAAAACTCGGCTGCGATGAAGCCCAAGGCTATTTCTTCTCCAAACCCGTCAGTCACGAGCGCGCCGAAGCGCTATTAAACCAACTCTCTAATTAG
- a CDS encoding ATP-binding protein, giving the protein MKLSEPIKPPKQQNLTRADKFRGLPLRLVLVLPFVLQVVGAVGLVGYLSFRNGQQVVNDLAHQLMDKNRDLVKQHLDTYLTIPNQINQSNIDAIELGTLKLNDFRQLGRYFWKQMHVFNVDYINYANAQGEFIGVERKDDDRLVINETLKSALKEMAVYTTDDRGNRVQKPKILSDQAPIQAEAWYANAVKAGRPIWSDIYQWDDRPDIISISSSYPIYDDSRQLIGVIGNDLRLSGISSFLQSLKISPSGKIFIIERNGFLVATSSPEKPFATINGEAKRLKVQNSKDPLTQSTATYLLQKYNDFQAIKDEQQLDFQLQGDRQFVRVTPWKDKFGLDWLVVTTVPESDFMAQINANTYTTILLCLLALAVAIGLGLITSQWIARPILRLGKSASAIAKGDFDQQVEVKGINELSVLSRSFNEMARQLQASFANLASTNQKLDKVNQELEQSNQKLEARVEQRTAELQQAKELAEQANKAKSEFLANMSHELRTPLNAILGFSQLMNREASLTKEQLENIGIINRSGEHLLSLINDVLDLAKIESGRMTLYPTDFDLYALLDLIEEMLAQRAEAKGLHFAIAYSQDLPQYINTDEKKLRQVLINLISNAIKFTETGKITLRVRSSQPPTPNPHTLYFEVEDTGAGIAPEEMDSLFEAFTQTEAGKQSQQGTGLGLPITKKFVELMGGAITVSSQLGKGSIFKFNIQVQLSGADKISRQKPDRRVVGLESNQQQYRILVVDDRIENRQLLLKLLQPIGFSIREACNGKEALEIWQTWQPHLIWMDMRMPVMNGYEVTQQIKSHLQGQATVIIALTASTLEEEKAVVLEAGCDDFVRKPFREEIIFEKMAQYLGVRYLYEAIPSEDKLESESVERLTASALAIMPEQWLRNLSEAAILTDEQMINRLLLQIPESHRTLATAIQKEVDNFDFDRLMSLAQEAANL; this is encoded by the coding sequence ATGAAATTATCTGAGCCGATTAAGCCCCCTAAACAACAAAACCTTACCAGAGCTGATAAATTTAGGGGACTGCCCCTACGCCTGGTCTTAGTTTTGCCTTTTGTCCTACAAGTTGTTGGTGCAGTAGGACTGGTGGGTTATTTGTCCTTTAGGAACGGGCAGCAGGTGGTTAACGACCTTGCTCACCAGTTAATGGATAAAAATAGGGATTTAGTTAAACAACATCTCGATACTTATCTAACTATACCCAATCAAATCAATCAGAGTAATATCGATGCGATCGAGTTGGGAACGCTGAAATTGAATGACTTTAGACAGCTAGGTCGTTACTTTTGGAAGCAAATGCACGTGTTTAATGTTGACTACATTAATTACGCTAATGCACAAGGGGAGTTTATTGGAGTTGAGCGTAAAGATGACGATCGCCTGGTTATCAATGAAACCTTAAAGTCCGCTCTCAAAGAGATGGCAGTTTACACGACGGACGATCGGGGCAATCGCGTACAAAAGCCCAAAATCTTATCCGACCAGGCTCCGATTCAAGCAGAAGCTTGGTATGCAAATGCAGTCAAGGCAGGTCGTCCCATCTGGAGCGATATCTATCAATGGGACGATCGCCCAGATATTATCTCTATTTCCTCAAGCTACCCAATTTATGATGATTCGCGCCAGTTAATTGGTGTAATAGGAAACGATCTGCGGCTTTCAGGCATCAGCAGCTTTCTCCAAAGTCTTAAGATAAGTCCTTCTGGCAAGATATTTATTATTGAGCGCAATGGATTTTTAGTCGCTACGTCCAGTCCAGAAAAACCTTTTGCTACGATTAATGGCGAAGCAAAGCGCCTTAAAGTTCAAAACAGTAAGGATCCTCTCACTCAGTCTACTGCTACTTATCTACTCCAAAAATACAACGACTTCCAAGCCATAAAAGACGAACAACAACTAGATTTTCAGTTGCAAGGCGATCGCCAGTTTGTGCGCGTAACTCCCTGGAAAGATAAATTTGGATTAGATTGGCTAGTCGTTACTACCGTCCCCGAGTCAGACTTTATGGCACAGATAAATGCCAATACTTACACGACTATTCTGCTCTGCCTCTTAGCTCTTGCCGTAGCTATAGGCTTGGGACTAATTACCTCGCAGTGGATTGCACGACCAATTTTGCGTTTGGGTAAATCCGCTTCCGCGATCGCCAAAGGAGATTTCGATCAACAAGTAGAAGTCAAGGGTATTAACGAACTGAGCGTATTATCGCGCTCCTTCAACGAAATGGCACGGCAACTACAAGCATCATTTGCCAATTTAGCTTCTACTAATCAAAAACTAGACAAGGTCAACCAGGAGTTAGAACAAAGCAACCAAAAATTGGAAGCAAGAGTAGAACAGCGAACCGCTGAACTCCAACAAGCTAAAGAGCTAGCAGAGCAAGCTAACAAGGCTAAAAGCGAATTTTTAGCTAACATGAGTCACGAATTACGCACTCCCCTTAATGCTATCCTTGGATTTTCCCAGCTAATGAATCGCGAAGCATCTCTAACCAAAGAGCAACTGGAAAACATCGGGATTATCAATCGTAGTGGCGAGCATTTACTATCACTAATTAATGACGTACTCGATTTAGCGAAAATCGAGTCAGGCAGGATGACTCTATATCCTACGGATTTTGACCTATACGCCTTGCTGGATCTAATCGAAGAGATGCTAGCACAAAGAGCAGAAGCTAAAGGGCTGCACTTTGCGATCGCCTATAGCCAGGATCTCCCTCAATACATCAATACCGATGAGAAGAAACTGCGTCAAGTTTTAATTAATCTAATTAGCAATGCCATCAAATTCACCGAAACTGGGAAGATAACCCTACGTGTTAGATCGTCCCAACCCCCAACCCCCAACCCCCATACTCTCTACTTTGAGGTTGAGGATACTGGCGCGGGCATTGCACCAGAAGAGATGGATAGTCTATTTGAAGCTTTTACTCAAACGGAAGCAGGCAAGCAATCTCAACAAGGAACAGGGCTAGGATTACCGATTACCAAAAAGTTTGTCGAACTAATGGGAGGAGCAATAACGGTTAGCTCTCAACTGGGGAAAGGAAGTATTTTTAAATTTAATATCCAGGTTCAATTAAGTGGAGCCGATAAAATTTCGAGGCAAAAACCAGATCGAAGAGTAGTTGGACTCGAATCCAACCAGCAACAATATCGTATTTTAGTAGTAGACGATCGCATTGAAAATCGACAATTATTATTGAAATTGCTACAACCAATAGGATTTAGCATCCGAGAAGCTTGTAATGGCAAAGAAGCACTGGAAATATGGCAAACCTGGCAACCGCACCTGATTTGGATGGATATGCGCATGCCAGTGATGAATGGTTATGAAGTAACTCAACAGATTAAATCTCACCTACAGGGACAAGCGACGGTAATTATCGCACTAACTGCCAGTACGCTCGAAGAGGAAAAAGCAGTAGTTCTGGAGGCTGGCTGCGATGATTTTGTCCGCAAGCCTTTTCGCGAAGAAATAATTTTTGAAAAAATGGCACAGTACCTCGGCGTACGCTATCTCTACGAAGCGATTCCCTCAGAGGATAAACTTGAGTCGGAAAGCGTAGAGCGATTAACAGCTTCGGCTCTAGCGATTATGCCCGAGCAATGGCTCAGAAATCTGTCCGAAGCAGCTATTTTGACTGACGAGCAAATGATAAATCGGTTGTTATTACAAATTCCGGAGTCGCATCGAACTTTAGCTACAGCTATTCAGAAAGAGGTTGACAATTTCGATTTCGATCGCTTGATGAGTCTCGCGCAAGAGGCGGCTAACCTATGA
- the bchE gene encoding magnesium-protoporphyrin IX monomethyl ester anaerobic oxidative cyclase, with protein sequence MRILMIQPNYHSGGAEIAGNWPPSWVPYVGGALKAAGFTDIRFVDAMTNYIPDDALAQIVAQHQPDVVLATAITPMIYQSQATLKIVKQVCPQATTIMGGVHPTYMYEEVLKEAPWVDYIIRGEGEEITVNLMRAIANGTDRCDRREILGLSFLENGQIVATPDHPPIKDLNTLCPDWSLLDWKTYIYTPLNVRVAVPNFARGCPFRCRFCSQWKFWRKYRSRSPKQFVDEIETLVKQYNVGFFILADEEPTINKSRFMALCHELVERNLGVYWGINTRVTDILRDEKELPLYRQAGLIHVSLGTEAAAQLNLNLFRKETTIEDNKRAVRLLRENGIVAEVQFIMGLPNETLETIEETYRMARDWQADMTNWNIYTPWPFSELFEELGDKVEVRDYSHYNFVTPIMKPDAITREELLKGILRNYARFYSHKMLEYWFVKDPFKRKYLLGCLKAFVQTTLNKRFYNLKRLKQKGWHTEIEFGFDRDRILTPEQLAALKQSSKAAVAVTSEMPTWTPSVEGTLASSISACGAPNDLPEYHCEALGAEEPPKDTEAEPIMHI encoded by the coding sequence ATGCGAATTTTGATGATTCAACCCAACTATCATTCTGGGGGTGCAGAAATTGCTGGGAATTGGCCCCCTAGCTGGGTACCATATGTAGGCGGAGCTTTGAAGGCTGCTGGCTTTACCGATATTCGGTTTGTCGATGCCATGACAAATTACATCCCGGATGATGCCCTAGCTCAAATCGTTGCCCAGCATCAACCAGACGTGGTGCTGGCAACAGCAATCACGCCCATGATTTATCAATCCCAAGCTACACTTAAAATCGTGAAGCAAGTCTGTCCCCAGGCTACTACAATTATGGGTGGCGTGCATCCCACCTACATGTATGAAGAAGTCCTCAAGGAAGCCCCCTGGGTGGATTACATCATTCGGGGAGAGGGAGAAGAGATTACAGTGAATTTAATGCGGGCGATCGCAAACGGTACCGACCGATGCGATCGGCGCGAAATTCTGGGATTATCATTCCTCGAAAATGGACAAATAGTTGCTACGCCGGATCATCCACCGATTAAAGATCTCAACACCCTCTGTCCCGATTGGAGCTTATTGGATTGGAAGACGTACATTTATACACCGCTCAATGTGCGGGTTGCCGTGCCCAACTTTGCCAGGGGTTGTCCGTTCCGATGCCGCTTCTGTTCCCAATGGAAATTCTGGCGCAAATATCGTTCCCGATCGCCGAAGCAGTTCGTGGATGAAATTGAAACGCTCGTCAAGCAATATAACGTTGGATTTTTTATTCTGGCGGATGAGGAACCCACGATTAACAAATCGCGGTTTATGGCCTTGTGCCATGAGTTGGTCGAGCGCAACCTAGGAGTGTACTGGGGCATTAACACCCGCGTCACTGACATTCTCCGCGATGAGAAAGAACTGCCGCTGTATCGTCAGGCGGGTCTGATCCACGTTTCTTTGGGAACTGAGGCAGCGGCACAGTTAAATCTCAATTTGTTCCGCAAGGAAACTACGATCGAAGATAACAAACGAGCGGTGCGATTATTGCGGGAAAATGGCATTGTGGCAGAAGTCCAATTTATTATGGGGTTGCCCAATGAAACGTTGGAAACGATAGAAGAAACCTATCGGATGGCGCGGGACTGGCAAGCCGATATGACTAATTGGAATATCTACACGCCCTGGCCGTTTTCGGAACTATTTGAAGAATTGGGAGACAAGGTGGAAGTACGGGATTATTCCCACTACAATTTTGTCACGCCAATTATGAAGCCCGATGCCATCACCCGCGAAGAACTTTTAAAAGGCATCCTGCGTAACTATGCCCGCTTCTATTCGCACAAAATGCTGGAATATTGGTTCGTTAAAGATCCATTCAAGCGCAAGTATCTGTTGGGATGCTTAAAAGCCTTCGTGCAGACCACGCTCAATAAGCGTTTCTACAATCTCAAACGACTGAAACAAAAAGGATGGCATACGGAAATCGAATTTGGCTTCGATCGCGATCGCATTCTCACCCCAGAACAGCTAGCCGCTCTCAAACAATCTTCCAAGGCAGCAGTTGCTGTCACGAGTGAAATGCCCACCTGGACGCCGAGCGTGGAGGGTACGTTAGCCAGTAGCATTTCTGCCTGCGGTGCTCCGAACGATTTACCGGAATACCATTGCGAGGCTTTGGGAGCAGAGGAACCACCAAAAGACACCGAGGCTGAACCCATAATGCATATTTAA
- a CDS encoding heme oxygenase (biliverdin-producing): MINLSTSLREGTQKSHTAAENTAFMKCFMKGIVEQEPLRKLFADLYFVYNALETALQLHANHPILSALYFPELNRTENLGRDLAFYYGENWQEQIVASPAGQVYRDRIQLLSATDPVLLIAHAYTRYMGDLSGGQSLKNVIRSALPLPPGKGTEFYEFDRISTPEARRTFKERYRQALDALPLDSATVDRIVAEANCAFGLNRDVVHELEADVKAAIGEHTFDLLTRQDRPGSTERHHHGAERESIAI; encoded by the coding sequence ATGATTAACCTATCGACGAGCCTTCGGGAAGGTACCCAGAAATCCCATACTGCCGCCGAAAATACAGCATTTATGAAATGCTTTATGAAAGGCATTGTGGAACAGGAACCCCTTCGCAAGTTATTTGCCGATCTGTATTTTGTCTACAATGCCCTGGAAACTGCTTTGCAACTACATGCCAATCATCCAATTTTAAGCGCTCTCTATTTCCCGGAGCTGAATCGCACTGAAAATCTCGGTCGCGATCTCGCATTCTATTACGGTGAAAATTGGCAGGAACAAATTGTGGCTTCGCCAGCGGGTCAGGTGTATCGCGATCGCATTCAACTGCTCTCAGCTACAGATCCTGTTCTGCTGATTGCCCATGCCTACACGCGCTACATGGGAGATTTATCCGGCGGACAAAGCCTGAAGAACGTAATTAGATCGGCTTTACCTTTGCCACCGGGTAAAGGCACTGAGTTTTACGAGTTCGATCGGATTTCAACCCCGGAAGCGAGGCGAACATTTAAGGAGCGCTACCGTCAAGCACTGGATGCTCTGCCTTTAGATAGCGCCACGGTAGATCGTATCGTTGCTGAAGCGAATTGTGCTTTTGGTCTCAATCGCGATGTCGTACACGAACTCGAAGCCGACGTAAAAGCGGCGATCGGAGAACATACATTCGATCTGCTTACGCGACAAGACCGCCCTGGCAGTACCGAACGTCACCATCATGGAGCCGAACGCGAATCGATTGCGATTTAG
- the hemN gene encoding oxygen-independent coproporphyrinogen III oxidase yields MRKLSQTVAFDAALLHKYNQPLPRYTSYPPATELKSDFDRDAFQTAIAVGNRKQTPLSLYCHIPFCETPCYFCGCNTIITQRKEVAEPYLGYLARQIRQVASLVDANRRVHQLHWGGGTPNYLDRAQVEFLWNQFNRYFSFDTAAEISIEVNPRYVDRDYILFLRQLGFNRISFGIQDFNPQVQEAINRVQPEAMLFNVMAWMREAGFESVNVDLIYGLPFQTDATFKDTVQKTVQLNPDRIAVFNFAYVPWIKPVQKRMPTSAMPDAAEKLEILQSTIAQLTQHGYVFIGMDHFAKPDDELAIAQQAGQLHRNFQGYTTKPESDLLGFGITSISMLQDVYCQNHKKLKDFYQAIDAGELPIEKGIQLNRDDLIRRTAIAELMCQFKLSAPDLEEKYHLGFDLDFNDYFAEELVRLDALETDRLIERRGDGIEVTPLGRLLIRNIASVFDTYLKPEAIRGFSKSV; encoded by the coding sequence ATGAGAAAGTTATCGCAAACGGTGGCATTTGATGCGGCATTGTTGCATAAATACAACCAGCCCTTACCTCGCTACACCAGTTACCCTCCCGCCACAGAATTAAAATCTGACTTCGACCGCGACGCATTTCAAACCGCGATCGCTGTCGGCAATCGCAAGCAAACTCCCTTATCTCTCTATTGCCACATCCCGTTTTGCGAAACACCTTGTTATTTCTGTGGCTGCAATACCATTATCACCCAGCGCAAAGAGGTGGCAGAGCCCTACTTAGGTTATCTCGCTCGCCAAATTCGGCAGGTTGCCAGTCTGGTGGATGCGAATCGGCGGGTACATCAGTTGCATTGGGGTGGAGGCACTCCGAATTATTTGGATCGAGCGCAGGTGGAGTTTCTCTGGAATCAATTTAATCGGTATTTTAGCTTCGATACTGCCGCAGAAATATCGATTGAAGTTAATCCTCGTTATGTCGATCGCGACTACATTCTGTTTCTGCGCCAATTAGGTTTTAACCGCATTAGCTTTGGCATTCAAGACTTCAATCCGCAAGTACAGGAGGCCATCAATCGCGTGCAACCTGAGGCGATGTTGTTTAACGTGATGGCCTGGATGCGGGAAGCCGGGTTTGAGAGCGTGAATGTGGATTTGATTTATGGATTACCCTTCCAGACAGACGCGACGTTTAAAGACACCGTGCAGAAGACCGTGCAATTAAATCCCGATCGCATTGCCGTATTTAATTTTGCCTACGTTCCCTGGATCAAACCAGTTCAGAAGCGGATGCCGACATCTGCAATGCCAGATGCTGCCGAAAAGCTGGAGATTCTGCAAAGCACGATCGCTCAATTAACCCAACATGGCTACGTATTTATTGGTATGGATCACTTTGCCAAGCCCGACGATGAACTAGCGATCGCGCAGCAGGCGGGTCAACTCCATCGTAATTTCCAGGGCTATACCACCAAACCCGAATCCGATTTGTTGGGCTTTGGCATCACTTCCATCAGCATGTTGCAAGATGTCTATTGCCAAAACCACAAAAAATTAAAGGACTTTTATCAAGCGATCGACGCGGGTGAATTGCCCATCGAAAAAGGCATTCAACTCAACCGAGACGATCTGATTCGACGCACTGCGATCGCGGAATTGATGTGTCAGTTCAAGTTATCAGCGCCCGATCTGGAAGAGAAATATCATCTTGGTTTCGATCTGGATTTTAACGATTATTTCGCCGAAGAACTTGTCAGATTAGATGCTCTAGAAACCGATCGCTTAATCGAGCGCCGGGGCGATGGGATTGAGGTGACTCCCCTCGGACGCTTGTTAATTCGCAATATTGCCTCTGTATTTGACACCTATCTCAAACCCGAAGCTATCCGAGGTTTTTCCAAGTCCGTATGA
- a CDS encoding radical SAM protein, translating to MSTVTAPFTSVYGPVQSWRFGRSLGIDPIGPMSACSFNCVYCQLGRIEHQSSNRQFFISTKKIHQDLQLFPLGNVDAITLSGSGEPTLAQNLGEILTVVKEMTAKPVGVLTNGSLLSDPVVREELAIADWVAVKVDATSGDLFRRINHPVPAINLQEIWAGLLQFRQIYTGHLAVQTMLLAVWSEREQEEYIRQMQTLQPDEIQLNTPTRPRPLTHELEARGNNLPQACSYPAKQLKQVTTEVLKTFSDRITRVTEIPVRYPLLQHSS from the coding sequence ATGTCTACAGTCACTGCACCCTTCACCTCTGTTTACGGTCCAGTGCAATCCTGGCGGTTCGGGCGATCGCTAGGAATCGATCCGATTGGACCGATGTCTGCCTGCTCTTTCAACTGTGTATACTGCCAGTTGGGCAGGATCGAGCACCAGAGTAGCAATCGCCAGTTTTTTATATCCACCAAGAAAATCCATCAGGATCTCCAACTGTTCCCTCTCGGCAATGTGGACGCGATTACCCTCAGCGGTAGCGGCGAGCCAACTCTAGCTCAGAATTTAGGTGAAATTCTGACAGTAGTAAAGGAGATGACTGCGAAGCCCGTCGGCGTACTGACCAACGGTAGCTTGCTGAGCGATCCAGTTGTACGTGAAGAACTGGCGATCGCCGATTGGGTTGCTGTCAAAGTTGATGCCACTTCTGGCGATCTATTCCGTCGCATTAACCATCCCGTACCAGCCATCAACCTCCAGGAAATTTGGGCGGGATTACTGCAATTTCGCCAAATCTATACAGGACATCTGGCAGTTCAGACAATGCTGCTTGCGGTCTGGAGCGAGCGAGAGCAGGAAGAGTACATCCGGCAAATGCAAACATTACAGCCGGACGAAATTCAACTCAACACGCCAACCCGACCTCGCCCTCTCACGCATGAATTGGAAGCGCGAGGAAATAATCTTCCCCAAGCTTGCTCCTATCCTGCTAAGCAACTAAAGCAAGTCACGACCGAAGTGTTAAAGACGTTTAGCGATCGCATTACCAGGGTAACGGAAATCCCAGTGCGTTATCCATTACTGCAACATTCTTCGTGA